One segment of Luteolibacter arcticus DNA contains the following:
- a CDS encoding discoidin domain-containing protein — protein MRTIGRLLMGSLALLPGGGSAQVDRYVAYPAAEQPAEGISWPKGQALPIFAAPAAMLDSIAVQDLSKDEQLTFSALQGQVNRKQPRILLVDARAGEGRDTWARTLKLGVAEPFTRETKWELLKKYAGEVSGVVLYDTVKSPHYRNVAGTAAGIQRALPVTPQVMADMKAQGIELKVVEDLTGLAFTDPLEIYGHLRERYWPKCDKRVIVSAKPHDDRGGGDYHHTRDIAAAAGAAVVWLDTRNDRQREMLRSFFRDMKAGDAIALGWYATERTGIPLASEFGIGTLPADFFVSGSVFAGTSPKIQVPPVPKMPSLENKVYVAVMISDGDNIQYVQHAMRQAWEGSANVRGKVPLNWTIAPGLVDIAPGMMNYYYSSATAQDCFVTGPSGMGYLMPYNTLTEPGAPVGDKLTDPVRMDGYSRMTETYLQRSGLRVATIWDDMTPMQRASYEKHCRNLYGATVQNFKDVPAVAGGVTNGRLRFDKLVIPYGGTFEHLHGSMTEKIRDWDGKSPLFLSYQVEAWKMRPDRILALQEQLAKDFPGKVSFVRADHYFNLQNEASGVPYNLCMAPATTVKAGDGAAEAAMDGTPSTQWSSAAEGKRWLGFDFGAPKEVRRYVIRHAGDGGADRSQNTAGFTVQASLDGKTWKRVHKVTGNRHNVNDVDLTPVRARYFKVTIDDAGADSTGRIGEVEIFGRE, from the coding sequence ATGCGAACAATCGGACGACTACTGATGGGAAGCCTGGCGCTGCTGCCGGGAGGGGGGAGCGCGCAGGTGGATCGCTATGTGGCGTATCCAGCCGCGGAGCAGCCTGCGGAGGGGATTTCGTGGCCGAAGGGGCAGGCGCTGCCGATTTTTGCGGCTCCGGCGGCGATGCTGGATTCCATCGCGGTGCAGGATTTGTCGAAGGACGAGCAGCTGACGTTTTCGGCATTGCAGGGGCAGGTGAACCGCAAGCAGCCGCGGATATTGCTCGTGGATGCGCGGGCGGGCGAGGGGCGGGATACTTGGGCGCGGACTTTGAAGCTCGGTGTCGCCGAGCCGTTCACCCGCGAGACGAAGTGGGAGCTGCTGAAGAAGTATGCGGGCGAGGTATCGGGCGTGGTTCTCTACGATACAGTGAAGAGCCCGCACTACCGGAACGTCGCGGGGACCGCGGCGGGAATTCAGCGTGCGCTGCCGGTGACGCCGCAGGTGATGGCCGACATGAAGGCCCAGGGGATCGAGCTGAAGGTGGTGGAAGATTTGACCGGGCTCGCCTTCACGGATCCGCTGGAAATTTACGGGCACCTGCGGGAGCGCTATTGGCCGAAGTGCGACAAGCGCGTGATCGTGAGTGCCAAGCCGCACGATGATCGCGGTGGTGGCGACTACCACCACACCCGCGACATCGCGGCGGCGGCCGGAGCCGCAGTGGTGTGGCTGGACACGCGGAATGACCGGCAGCGGGAGATGCTGAGATCCTTCTTCCGCGACATGAAGGCGGGGGACGCGATTGCGCTGGGCTGGTATGCCACGGAGCGCACGGGCATTCCTCTGGCTTCGGAGTTTGGCATCGGCACCTTGCCGGCGGATTTCTTCGTCAGTGGCAGTGTTTTCGCGGGCACCAGCCCGAAGATCCAAGTGCCGCCGGTCCCGAAGATGCCCTCGCTGGAAAACAAGGTCTATGTCGCGGTGATGATCAGCGATGGCGACAACATCCAGTACGTCCAACACGCGATGCGCCAGGCCTGGGAAGGCTCGGCGAACGTGCGTGGGAAGGTGCCGCTGAACTGGACCATCGCGCCGGGGCTGGTGGACATCGCACCGGGGATGATGAACTACTACTACTCTAGTGCCACGGCGCAGGACTGCTTCGTGACGGGGCCATCGGGCATGGGCTACCTGATGCCTTACAACACGCTTACCGAGCCGGGAGCGCCGGTGGGGGACAAGCTGACCGATCCCGTGCGGATGGATGGCTATTCGCGGATGACGGAGACGTATCTCCAGCGCTCCGGGCTGCGGGTGGCGACGATTTGGGACGACATGACACCGATGCAGCGCGCGTCTTATGAAAAGCATTGCCGGAACCTCTACGGGGCGACCGTGCAGAACTTCAAGGACGTGCCGGCGGTAGCGGGCGGCGTGACGAACGGGCGGCTGCGCTTCGACAAGCTGGTCATCCCGTATGGCGGCACGTTCGAGCATCTGCATGGGTCGATGACGGAGAAGATCCGCGATTGGGACGGGAAGTCGCCGCTGTTCCTGAGCTATCAGGTGGAGGCTTGGAAGATGCGGCCGGACCGGATCCTGGCCCTGCAAGAGCAGCTCGCGAAGGACTTCCCGGGCAAGGTGAGCTTCGTGCGGGCGGATCACTATTTCAACCTGCAGAACGAGGCGAGCGGGGTGCCTTACAACTTGTGCATGGCACCGGCGACGACGGTGAAGGCGGGCGATGGCGCGGCCGAGGCGGCGATGGACGGAACGCCATCGACGCAGTGGTCCTCGGCGGCGGAGGGCAAGCGCTGGCTGGGTTTTGACTTCGGTGCGCCGAAGGAGGTCCGGCGCTATGTGATCCGCCATGCGGGTGACGGTGGGGCGGATCGTAGCCAGAACACCGCGGGCTTTACGGTGCAGGCGAGTCTTGATGGGAAAACGTGGAAACGAGTCCACAAGGTGACCGGCAACCGGCATAACGTGAATGATGTCGATTTGACGCCGGTGAGGGCGCGCTATTTCAAGGTGACGATCGACGATGCGGGTGCGGATAGCACGGGGCGGATCGGCGAGGTGGAGATTTTCGGGAGGGAGTAG